One genomic window of Magnolia sinica isolate HGM2019 chromosome 3, MsV1, whole genome shotgun sequence includes the following:
- the LOC131241479 gene encoding GDSL esterase/lipase At1g28650-like: MAAPSNQFLSLILFTFSVIFLLNLPCAAAQALDCNFQAIYNFGDSISDTGNLIREDNLGTFEPITKLPYGETYFHQPTGRCSNGLLMVDFFARWLELPFINPNLQSDASFGNGVNFAVAGATALQPSFWLNHGVQTLNTNSSLEVQLNWFKAYLHSVCFSQIVCENELLEKALFLVGEIGGNDYNYAFIQGKSIEEVTTFVPNVVHKIKDVASQLIDAGAVHLVIPGNFPIGCIPIYLTIFHSDDPSSYDENNCLRYFNDFAMSHNRQLQQAIQELKEEFPHVLIAYADYYNTLMGIIKDASDKGFESDSLLKACCGIGGAYNFNLVSMCGMQGVPVCPNPEKYIHWDGVHLTQEAYGQMASSLISSVAGQWKCLA; encoded by the exons ATGGCTGCACCTAGCAACCAATTCCTCTCATTGATTCTATTCACATTCAGCGTTATTTTTCTTCTAAATCTTCCATGTGCTGCTGCTCAAGCCCTGGATTGTAACTTTCAAGCCATATATAATTTCGGCGACTCGATCTCAGATACGGGAAACCTTATCCGTGAAGACAATCTCGGCACCTTTGAGCCCATTACTAAACTTCCGTATGGCGAAACATACTTCCACCAACCCACCGGCCGATGCTCAAATGGGCTGCTCATGGTCGACTTCTTCG caAGGTGGTTAGAGCTTCCATTTATCAACCCAAATCTTCAGAGCGACGCATCATTCGGTAATGGAGTTAATTTTGCAGTAGCAGGAGCGACAGCACTCCAGCCATCCTTTTGGTTGAACCATGGCGTCCAGACGCTTAATACAAACAGTTCCCTTGAAGTTCAGCTCAACTGGTTTAAGGCCTACCTCCACTCTGTCTGTTTCTCGCAAATTG TATGTGAAAATGAGCTGCTGGAGAAAGCACTGTTTTTGGTGGGAGAGATTGGTGGAAACGACTACAACTATGCTTTCATACAAGGAAAATCCATTGAAGAGGTTACAACCTTTGTGCCTAATGTGGTCCACAAGATCAAGGATGTTGCTAGT CAACTCATCGACGCCGGTGCTGTTCATCTTGTCATCCCCGGGAATTTCCCAATCGGCTGCATACCGATCTACCTCACAATATTCCACAGCGACGATCCATCATCGTACGATGAAAACAATTGTCTAAGATACTTCAACGACTTCGCAATGTCCCACAACCGTCAACTCCAGCAGGCCATCCAAGAGCTGAAAGAGGAATTCCCTCACGTTCTGATAGCATACGCCGATTACTACAATACACTAATGGGGATCATTAAGGATGCTTCAGATAAAG GATTTGAGTCGGATAGTTTGTTGAAAGCGTGTTGCGGAATTGGTGGTGCTTACAACTTCAATCTCGTTAGTATGTGTGGTATGCAGGGTGTTCCGGTGTGCCCTAACCCTGAAAAATACATCCATTGGGACGGCGTTCATCTCACCCAAGAGGCTTATGGGCAAATGGCTAGTTCACTCATTTCCAGCGTCGCTGGACAGTGGAAATGTTTGGCGTAG